The following proteins come from a genomic window of Alnus glutinosa chromosome 10, dhAlnGlut1.1, whole genome shotgun sequence:
- the LOC133879631 gene encoding uncharacterized protein LOC133879631 codes for MDLMKSDHSQEWMIDNVVPMATGYGLAKEYEYLKSSIREFLTGKELEKLALCSKAIKFLEKWNSSFGIHYRQLRLLLDCQCRRIFLPPLCPGNLIRMFLATNEILIYLVLHISCIILI; via the exons ATGGACCTTATGAAGAGCGATCACTCTCAG GAATGGATGATTGACAATGTTGTCCCAATGGCAACTGGTTATGGGCTTGCGAAGGAGTATGAATATTTGAAGAGCTCAATTAGGGAATTTTTAACAG GGAAGGAATTGGAGAAGCTTGCTTTGTGCTCAAAGGCAATTAAATTCTTGGAGAAGTGGAACTCTTCCTTTGGGATTCATTATAGGCAGCTCAGATTATTGTTGGATTGCCAATGTAGAAGAATTTTTTTGCCCCCTTTATGTCCTGGAAATCTGATTAGAATGTTTCTAGCAACCAATGAAATTTTGATATATTTAGTATTGCACATTTCATGTAttattttgatataa